A single region of the Sulfitobacter geojensis genome encodes:
- a CDS encoding cell wall hydrolase: MFPIRHMFIALMLGTMTLVPMGADASSDKAKDLARVEQKGLKSTGENRLNELLVQPAAAKGSVKFSRSWIDAQPKATGSAQWRCLAEALYFEARGETVKGQFAVAEVISNRVKSARFPGSLCAVINQGTGKKYQCQFTYTCDGHAEVIAEPQAFARVGKIARLMMDGKVPALTEGATHYHTTAVNPRWARVYTRTAKIGVHLFYRHTWRTASN; the protein is encoded by the coding sequence ATGTTTCCGATTCGCCACATGTTCATCGCCCTGATGTTGGGCACAATGACCCTTGTTCCTATGGGGGCAGATGCGTCATCCGACAAAGCCAAGGATCTGGCCCGCGTTGAACAAAAAGGTCTTAAATCGACCGGCGAAAACCGACTGAATGAATTGCTGGTACAACCGGCGGCTGCGAAGGGCAGTGTGAAATTCTCGCGCAGCTGGATCGATGCGCAGCCCAAAGCCACCGGTTCCGCCCAGTGGCGTTGTCTGGCCGAAGCACTGTATTTCGAGGCACGTGGCGAGACGGTCAAAGGCCAGTTTGCCGTGGCAGAGGTCATCTCGAACCGCGTCAAAAGTGCGCGTTTCCCCGGATCGCTTTGCGCGGTAATCAATCAGGGCACGGGCAAGAAATACCAGTGCCAATTCACCTATACCTGTGATGGCCATGCCGAAGTGATTGCCGAGCCGCAGGCCTTTGCCCGTGTGGGCAAAATTGCCCGGTTGATGATGGACGGCAAGGTGCCCGCCCTGACCGAAGGGGCCACGCATTACCACACCACAGCCGTAAACCCGCGGTGGGCGCGCGTCTATACCCGCACGGCCAAGATCGGGGTGCATCTGTTTTACCGTCACACATGGCGTACCGCATCCAACTGA
- a CDS encoding putative PEP-binding protein, translating to MLHPKAKGAAVQNDPDTTLVTATGPIANVTHGGRAKCLQRLVRLDLPVPRTVALSFDAVHKIAKGEMPDVASVVAAMPDGALMCVRPSSQDPDWGGPGAVLNIGINDTRFEELCDSIGEEAAARLYTRFVQGYSINVARLDPDMFDDVSGQGRAALTQSLRAYEIETEEQFPQDPEVQLTGVLRSMARAWNGTSARLLRQAKGAPADAGLGLVVQEMAFGVGNGQCGSGVLQLVDSDTGLRQITGRYLSQSQGRDALASGAGSLYLTRDARGPSLEELAPEAFKELTEHAALMRRKLRAEMQVEFVIEDGKLHILDGVVVARSSRASVKIAVALADEGIIPREEALMRVEPRTLTELLHRQIDPRFTRDVIGRGIAASPGAATGRIVFSATEAQALAARGEACILIRRETSPEDIRGMHAAAGVLTERGGVTSHAAVIGRGLGLPCVVGVSDIKFNLIKKQMTTKDGRVFGEGDEITVDGSSGAVLAGSAQMIEAALDENFTRLMGWAEDVADIGVRANADTPADAQTARNFNAHGIGLCRTEHMFFEPGRLTVMREMIFAETGEDRRAVLERLLPMQRDDFKELFRIMQGQSVCIRLFDPPLHEFLPMHKAGQRELADALNLPLSDVTRRIEAMSEYNPMLGLRGVRLGVTVPEIYEMQARAIFEATVEVSRDGDPVVPEIMIPLVSARREVELVKTAIDAVAAAVRTEQDSSFEYRLGIMVETPRAALMAGEIAPHCAFLSFGTNDLTQMTYGLSRDDAGRFMSDYVQQGVFAEDPFHMLDTQGVGELLKLGAERGRAAQPGITISLCGEHGGNPESIAFCRDAGFDYVSCSPFRVPVARLAAAQLAIKHKIG from the coding sequence ATGCTGCACCCGAAAGCCAAAGGTGCTGCAGTGCAGAATGATCCCGATACAACGCTGGTCACAGCGACCGGCCCGATCGCAAATGTGACCCACGGCGGGCGGGCGAAATGCTTGCAACGTCTGGTGCGGCTGGATTTGCCGGTGCCGCGCACGGTCGCCCTGTCCTTTGACGCAGTGCACAAGATTGCCAAGGGCGAAATGCCCGATGTGGCCAGCGTGGTCGCGGCCATGCCCGACGGGGCGCTGATGTGTGTGCGCCCGTCCAGTCAGGACCCCGATTGGGGCGGTCCGGGCGCTGTGCTTAACATCGGTATCAACGACACCCGTTTCGAAGAGCTGTGCGACAGCATCGGCGAAGAAGCCGCCGCGCGGCTTTATACGCGCTTTGTGCAAGGCTATTCGATCAATGTGGCCCGTCTGGACCCGGATATGTTTGACGATGTGTCGGGGCAGGGGCGCGCCGCGCTGACCCAGTCCTTGCGCGCCTATGAGATTGAAACAGAAGAGCAATTCCCCCAAGATCCCGAAGTGCAGCTGACCGGTGTATTGCGCTCCATGGCGCGGGCGTGGAACGGGACCTCGGCGCGGTTGTTGCGTCAGGCCAAGGGCGCGCCGGCGGATGCGGGTCTGGGGTTGGTCGTGCAGGAAATGGCCTTTGGTGTGGGCAACGGTCAATGTGGCTCCGGTGTGTTGCAACTGGTGGATTCCGATACGGGGTTGCGCCAGATCACCGGTCGCTATCTCAGCCAGTCGCAGGGGCGGGACGCCTTGGCCTCGGGCGCGGGCAGTCTTTATCTGACACGGGATGCGCGCGGTCCCTCCTTGGAGGAACTCGCCCCCGAGGCCTTTAAAGAACTGACCGAACATGCGGCCCTGATGCGCCGCAAGCTGCGGGCCGAAATGCAGGTCGAATTTGTGATCGAAGACGGCAAGCTGCATATTCTGGACGGTGTGGTTGTGGCCCGCTCCTCGCGGGCTTCGGTCAAGATTGCCGTGGCTTTGGCGGACGAGGGCATCATTCCGCGTGAAGAAGCCCTGATGCGGGTCGAGCCGCGCACCTTGACGGAATTGCTGCACCGCCAGATTGATCCGCGCTTTACCCGTGACGTGATCGGTCGGGGCATTGCCGCAAGCCCCGGTGCGGCGACAGGGCGGATCGTGTTTTCGGCGACCGAGGCACAGGCGCTGGCGGCACGTGGCGAGGCCTGTATCCTGATCCGGCGCGAGACATCCCCCGAGGACATTCGCGGCATGCATGCCGCAGCCGGCGTTCTGACCGAACGCGGCGGTGTGACCAGTCACGCGGCAGTCATCGGGCGTGGCCTTGGCTTGCCCTGCGTGGTGGGGGTATCGGATATCAAGTTCAATCTGATCAAAAAACAGATGACCACAAAAGATGGCCGCGTTTTTGGTGAAGGTGATGAGATCACCGTGGACGGGTCCAGCGGCGCTGTCCTTGCCGGCTCTGCCCAGATGATCGAAGCCGCGCTGGACGAAAATTTCACGCGATTGATGGGCTGGGCCGAAGATGTTGCAGACATTGGTGTGCGGGCCAATGCGGACACGCCGGCGGATGCGCAGACTGCGCGCAACTTCAACGCCCATGGTATCGGGCTATGCCGCACGGAACACATGTTCTTTGAACCTGGGCGTCTGACGGTGATGCGCGAAATGATCTTTGCCGAAACCGGCGAGGACCGGCGCGCGGTGCTGGAACGCCTGCTGCCGATGCAGCGCGATGATTTCAAAGAGCTGTTTCGCATCATGCAGGGGCAATCGGTCTGTATCCGCTTGTTTGACCCCCCGCTGCATGAATTCCTGCCGATGCATAAAGCGGGCCAGCGCGAATTGGCCGATGCGCTGAACCTGCCCTTGTCGGATGTGACACGTCGGATCGAAGCGATGTCGGAATATAACCCGATGTTGGGTCTGCGCGGCGTGCGCCTTGGGGTGACGGTGCCGGAAATCTACGAAATGCAGGCGCGCGCGATCTTTGAAGCAACCGTAGAGGTCAGCCGCGACGGCGATCCGGTCGTGCCCGAGATCATGATACCGCTGGTGTCGGCGCGCCGCGAGGTCGAGTTGGTTAAAACCGCCATCGACGCGGTTGCCGCAGCCGTGCGCACGGAACAGGACAGCAGTTTTGAATATCGTCTGGGCATCATGGTCGAAACCCCGCGTGCGGCTTTGATGGCGGGCGAAATTGCGCCGCATTGTGCCTTCCTTAGTTTTGGCACCAACGATTTGACGCAGATGACTTACGGCTTGTCGCGCGATGATGCGGGGCGGTTCATGTCGGACTACGTGCAGCAGGGGGTGTTCGCCGAAGACCCGTTTCACATGCTTGATACGCAGGGCGTCGGAGAGCTGCTGAAGCTGGGGGCGGAACGCGGGCGCGCAGCGCAACCGGGCATCACGATTTCGCTTTGTGGCGAGCATGGCGGCAACCCCGAATCAATCGCTTTTTGCCGCGATGCGGGGTTTGACTACGTTTCCTGTTCGCCATTTCGCGTTCCGGTTGCAAGATTGGCAGCGGCGCAGTTGGCGATCAAACACAAGATCGGGTAG
- the glyS gene encoding glycine--tRNA ligase subunit beta codes for MPDLLIELFSEEIPARMQTRAAQDLQKLVTNGLVDAGLTYASAAAFSTPRRLTLTLEGMLAESPSVVEERKGPKADAPEKAIEGFLRGAGVTRDQLEERDTPKGKILFAKIDKPGRPAAKIVAEVLEQTIRNFPWPKSMRWGAGALKWVRPLHSIICILSAEDGAEVVPMDVDGITSGDTTFGHRFLAPDAIKVTSFEDYEAKLARANVVLRADARAETIWNDATNVAFASGMEVVEDAGLLAEVAGLVEWPVVLMGNIADDFLGLPPEVLQTSMKEHQKFFSVRNPKTGRIEKFITVANRTTADNGATILAGNEKVLSARLSDAKFFWENDLRVAQSDTGMATWVKALENVTFHNKLGTQAELIERMAVLARELAPMVGADADEAEAAARVAKADLSSEMVYEFPELQGLMGRYYASAAGKSDAVAAAAQEHYAPLGPSDDVPTAPVSVAVALAEKIDKLTGFWAIDEKPTGSKDPFALRRAALGVIRILIENDVSLRISEPVQSANDAADVDDLLAFLHDRLKVYLKDQGVRHDIIDACIAMEGNDDLTLLVKRAKALSETLKTDDGENLIQGFKRANNILTQAEEADGVEYSYGADVKFSETDEERALFKALDEAEAVITPAMASQDFTTAMSAMATLRAPVDAFFDAVQVNSDNGAVRRNRLNLLSRIRTLCTSVADLTKVDG; via the coding sequence GTGCCCGACCTGCTGATCGAACTCTTCTCCGAAGAAATCCCCGCCCGTATGCAAACGCGTGCTGCGCAGGATTTGCAAAAGCTGGTGACGAACGGTCTGGTCGATGCCGGATTGACCTATGCCTCCGCTGCCGCATTCAGCACGCCGCGCCGTCTGACCCTGACGCTTGAGGGGATGCTGGCCGAAAGCCCGTCCGTGGTCGAAGAGCGCAAAGGCCCCAAGGCCGACGCGCCGGAGAAAGCCATCGAGGGGTTTCTGCGCGGGGCAGGGGTGACGCGCGACCAGCTTGAGGAACGCGACACGCCCAAGGGCAAAATCCTGTTCGCCAAAATCGACAAACCGGGCCGTCCCGCGGCAAAGATCGTCGCGGAAGTGCTGGAACAGACGATCCGCAACTTCCCATGGCCCAAATCCATGCGCTGGGGCGCGGGTGCCTTGAAATGGGTGCGTCCGTTGCATTCGATCATCTGCATCCTTTCTGCCGAAGACGGTGCCGAAGTGGTGCCGATGGATGTGGACGGCATCACGTCCGGTGACACCACCTTTGGCCACCGCTTCCTTGCGCCCGACGCGATCAAGGTCACGTCTTTCGAAGACTACGAGGCCAAACTCGCGCGCGCCAATGTGGTGCTGCGCGCCGATGCACGGGCCGAAACAATCTGGAACGATGCGACGAATGTGGCTTTCGCCTCTGGCATGGAAGTGGTCGAGGACGCCGGTTTGCTGGCCGAAGTCGCAGGGCTGGTCGAATGGCCGGTCGTGTTGATGGGCAATATTGCCGACGATTTCCTTGGCCTGCCGCCCGAGGTGCTGCAAACCTCGATGAAAGAGCACCAGAAGTTTTTCTCCGTACGCAATCCAAAGACGGGGCGGATCGAGAAATTCATCACCGTTGCCAACCGCACCACGGCGGACAATGGCGCGACAATTCTGGCCGGCAATGAAAAGGTGCTGTCGGCGCGTTTGTCGGATGCCAAGTTTTTTTGGGAAAACGATCTGCGCGTCGCGCAATCGGACACCGGAATGGCCACGTGGGTCAAAGCGTTGGAGAACGTCACCTTCCACAACAAGCTGGGCACACAGGCCGAGCTGATCGAACGCATGGCCGTGCTGGCCCGCGAACTGGCCCCGATGGTGGGTGCCGATGCGGATGAGGCCGAAGCGGCGGCGCGTGTGGCCAAGGCCGATTTGTCGTCCGAAATGGTCTATGAATTCCCCGAATTGCAGGGCTTGATGGGGCGCTACTATGCCTCTGCGGCGGGCAAGTCCGATGCGGTTGCTGCGGCAGCGCAGGAACACTACGCCCCTTTGGGGCCGTCCGATGATGTGCCAACCGCGCCCGTGTCCGTGGCCGTGGCGCTGGCAGAGAAGATCGACAAACTGACCGGTTTCTGGGCGATCGACGAGAAGCCTACTGGGTCGAAGGATCCCTTTGCGCTGCGGCGGGCTGCTTTGGGGGTTATTCGTATCCTCATCGAGAACGATGTTTCCCTTCGAATTTCCGAGCCAGTACAGAGCGCCAATGATGCGGCCGATGTTGACGACCTTCTCGCATTTCTCCACGACCGCCTCAAAGTCTACCTCAAGGACCAAGGCGTCCGTCACGACATCATCGACGCCTGCATCGCGATGGAAGGTAACGACGACCTGACCCTCCTCGTCAAACGTGCCAAAGCGCTTTCCGAAACCCTCAAAACCGATGACGGCGAAAACCTGATCCAGGGTTTCAAACGCGCCAATAACATCCTCACTCAAGCGGAAGAGGCCGACGGCGTCGAATACTCCTACGGCGCGGATGTGAAGTTCAGCGAAACCGACGAAGAGCGCGCCTTGTTCAAGGCGCTTGATGAGGCCGAGGCGGTGATCACCCCTGCGATGGCGTCGCAAGATTTCACCACCGCCATGTCCGCAATGGCCACGCTGCGTGCGCCGGTCGATGCGTTCTTTGATGCGGTGCAGGTGAACAGCGACAACGGGGCCGTGCGGCGCAACCGTCTGAACCTGCTCAGCCGCATCCGCACGCTCTGTACCTCGGTTGCCGATTTGACAAAGGTGGATGGTTAA
- a CDS encoding DUF1206 domain-containing protein, whose product MVSASHEALKWTMRAGYAARGVIYVLVGSLAFWAAFSPSQPEGTKDALSQLRAAPLGIAMLSFIAIGLFAYMIWRIVAGIADVEEHGRGAKGIFARAGQIVTGVIHGGIGLWVMALAIGSARDGQNSQIAWIQALLDLPGGRPIVATGALVLAGAGVYYVKKGAFSEYQDHLASAHLLSRIDPLLKYGLIIYGGLLVLVAVSFGFAAWNGEAAQSGGLGQALQSLRDLAFGRVLLGFAGLGLIAFALYNLAEAVWRIVPTIDGPDVETMRRAAQRLT is encoded by the coding sequence ATGGTATCCGCATCTCATGAAGCACTAAAATGGACGATGCGGGCGGGGTATGCCGCACGTGGCGTGATTTACGTCCTTGTTGGCAGTCTGGCGTTTTGGGCCGCTTTCAGCCCGTCCCAACCGGAAGGGACCAAGGACGCACTCTCCCAATTGCGGGCGGCCCCCCTTGGTATTGCGATGCTGTCCTTTATCGCCATCGGTCTTTTTGCATACATGATATGGCGCATCGTTGCGGGTATCGCGGATGTCGAAGAACACGGGCGCGGGGCCAAGGGCATCTTCGCCAGAGCGGGGCAAATCGTTACAGGGGTCATTCACGGCGGAATTGGCCTATGGGTCATGGCATTGGCCATTGGCAGTGCCCGCGACGGGCAAAACAGCCAAATCGCGTGGATTCAGGCCCTGCTGGATCTGCCCGGCGGGCGCCCGATTGTTGCAACCGGCGCGCTGGTTCTGGCGGGGGCAGGGGTGTATTATGTCAAGAAAGGTGCGTTTTCGGAATATCAGGATCACCTTGCCTCGGCCCATTTACTGTCGCGGATTGATCCGCTGTTGAAATACGGGCTGATCATTTATGGCGGATTGCTGGTGCTGGTGGCCGTCTCTTTCGGGTTTGCGGCGTGGAACGGCGAGGCCGCGCAGTCGGGCGGTCTGGGACAGGCCTTGCAAAGCCTGCGTGATCTGGCGTTTGGCCGCGTGCTGCTGGGGTTTGCGGGCCTTGGGCTTATTGCATTCGCGCTTTATAACCTTGCCGAAGCGGTCTGGCGGATCGTGCCAACCATTGACGGGCCGGATGTAGAAACCATGCGCCGCGCCGCGCAACGGTTGACCTAG
- a CDS encoding DUF6446 family protein, whose product MNGKIVGVVILISALIAGAGLYYLQIYGFYEAVAEEEVTLVSLNTDAPEPILFDSFQAIDAESSPIRYRACFTTTQSLAFLTESYVLIDGAEPRNAPDWFDCFDAAAIGAEITAGTALTFMGAKNVHYGVDRIVAITDDGRGYVWHELNDCGEKAYDGTVVGEECPVLPEATQ is encoded by the coding sequence ATGAATGGCAAAATCGTAGGGGTCGTGATCTTGATATCAGCACTCATCGCCGGCGCGGGGCTGTATTACCTGCAAATCTACGGCTTTTACGAAGCCGTGGCCGAAGAAGAAGTCACCCTTGTGTCACTGAACACGGACGCGCCCGAACCGATCCTGTTCGACAGCTTCCAAGCGATCGACGCGGAAAGCTCGCCGATCCGCTATCGCGCCTGTTTCACCACCACGCAAAGCCTTGCCTTTCTGACCGAAAGCTATGTGTTGATCGACGGTGCCGAACCGCGCAATGCGCCCGACTGGTTTGACTGTTTCGATGCCGCCGCCATCGGGGCCGAAATCACCGCCGGCACCGCGCTGACATTTATGGGCGCGAAAAACGTCCATTACGGCGTCGACCGCATTGTTGCCATCACCGATGACGGGCGCGGATATGTCTGGCACGAGCTGAACGATTGTGGTGAAAAAGCCTATGACGGCACGGTGGTGGGCGAAGAATGCCCCGTTTTGCCAGAGGCAACCCAGTAA
- a CDS encoding glycine--tRNA ligase subunit alpha, with product MSQTPENTQSRAKPQSFQAIILALQNYWASKGCAVLQPYDMEVGAGTFHPATTLRSLGTQPWAAAYVQPSRRPTDGRYGENPNRLQHYYQYQVLIKPSPPNLQELYLGSLEAIGINMDLHDIRFVEDDWESPTLGAWGLGWEVWCDGMEVSQFTYFQQVGGHDCHPVSGELTYGLERLAMYVLGVDHVMDMPFNDPDALIPLTYADVFKQTEEEYARWNFDTANTEVLLRQFEEAEAHCKAILEEPAQDPKTGKRIIMAHPAYDQCIKASHMFNLLDARGVISVTERQAYIGRVRTLSKMCADAFVQTRAGGWSEDAA from the coding sequence ATGTCCCAGACCCCCGAGAACACCCAAAGCCGCGCAAAACCGCAATCGTTTCAGGCGATCATACTGGCGTTGCAGAACTATTGGGCCTCCAAAGGCTGCGCTGTGTTGCAGCCCTATGACATGGAAGTCGGGGCAGGGACGTTCCACCCCGCAACCACGCTGCGCTCGCTTGGCACGCAACCTTGGGCCGCCGCCTACGTGCAGCCCTCGCGCCGTCCTACAGACGGGCGCTATGGGGAGAACCCCAACCGGTTGCAGCATTATTACCAGTATCAGGTCTTGATCAAACCCAGCCCGCCGAACCTGCAAGAACTGTATCTTGGCAGCCTTGAGGCCATCGGCATTAACATGGATCTGCACGACATCCGTTTTGTCGAGGACGATTGGGAAAGCCCGACACTCGGCGCGTGGGGCTTGGGCTGGGAAGTCTGGTGTGACGGTATGGAAGTCAGCCAGTTCACCTATTTCCAGCAGGTCGGCGGGCACGACTGCCATCCGGTCAGCGGCGAGTTGACCTATGGTCTGGAACGTCTGGCGATGTATGTGCTCGGTGTTGATCACGTGATGGACATGCCGTTCAACGATCCCGATGCGCTGATCCCGCTGACCTATGCCGACGTGTTCAAACAGACCGAAGAAGAATACGCGCGCTGGAATTTCGACACGGCCAACACCGAGGTACTGCTCCGCCAGTTTGAAGAGGCAGAGGCCCATTGCAAGGCCATCCTTGAAGAGCCTGCCCAGGACCCCAAGACCGGCAAGCGCATCATCATGGCGCATCCGGCCTATGACCAATGCATCAAGGCCAGCCATATGTTCAACCTGCTGGACGCGCGGGGCGTGATTTCCGTGACCGAACGCCAGGCCTATATCGGGCGGGTGCGCACCCTGTCCAAGATGTGCGCGGATGCCTTTGTACAGACCCGCGCGGGCGGCTGGTCCGAGGACGCAGCATGA
- a CDS encoding serine protease, with translation MTRIFSALLAAVFTLSVLSASTAGAQSPDDVVWVQIEAQPQLSEATARARDYADLVEDVNGFSLGGGWYAIAVGPYRRADAEQVLRQYVRSRIVPRDSFIQLSENFRQQFWPVGANVLNRDVIAAPGAVDIATAPAEPADTAPEPAVPDVPVLEPTDETLAQARRSERSLSAQDRKDLQIALQWAGFYNAAIDGSYGRGTRNSMAAWQEANNFEVTGVLTTQQRAALLKQYNAVLDGLGLQMVRDDQAGIEMVMPTAEVGFAKYEAPFAQYDSTGDIGARILLISQAGDQNTLFGLYDIMQTLEIVPLNGPRERNKSSFTLVGENDRIISETRASLQDGQVKGFTLIWPANDEARRSRVMDELVKSFTRLPGALDPAAGGDAEQAIDLVSGLQVRQAKLARSGFFVDGSGTVVTTAEAVASCGRLTVDGDTDADVLAQDADTGLAILKPRSALAPLAVAAFDLGTPRLQSEISVAGFSYEGVLSAATLTFGKVADVRGLAGEENLNRLSLKAQAGDAGGPVFDASGNVVGMLLPKPTGAQELPEDVSFALDGDSIATLATQAGVQLTASDRTGSVAPRDLRLAAQGMTVLVSCWE, from the coding sequence ATGACGCGTATTTTTTCGGCTTTGTTGGCTGCGGTGTTCACCCTGTCCGTTCTTTCGGCGTCAACCGCAGGGGCACAATCCCCGGATGACGTGGTCTGGGTCCAGATTGAAGCGCAGCCGCAACTGTCAGAGGCGACAGCCCGCGCACGCGATTATGCGGACCTTGTCGAAGATGTGAACGGCTTCTCGCTGGGCGGGGGCTGGTACGCAATTGCAGTGGGCCCCTACCGCCGTGCAGATGCCGAACAGGTCTTGCGCCAATATGTGCGCAGCCGCATCGTGCCGCGCGACAGCTTTATCCAGCTTTCCGAAAACTTCCGCCAGCAATTCTGGCCAGTCGGAGCAAATGTTCTGAACCGCGATGTGATCGCCGCACCCGGCGCTGTCGATATTGCGACCGCCCCCGCTGAACCGGCTGACACCGCACCAGAACCTGCCGTCCCTGACGTTCCTGTACTGGAACCCACGGACGAGACCCTTGCACAAGCGCGGCGCAGTGAACGCAGCTTAAGTGCGCAGGACCGCAAGGATCTGCAAATTGCGTTGCAATGGGCAGGCTTTTACAACGCGGCAATTGACGGGTCTTACGGGCGCGGCACCCGCAATTCGATGGCCGCGTGGCAAGAGGCCAATAATTTCGAGGTCACTGGCGTTTTGACCACCCAGCAACGCGCCGCCTTGCTCAAGCAATATAACGCAGTCCTCGACGGGCTGGGATTGCAAATGGTGCGTGACGATCAGGCGGGAATCGAAATGGTGATGCCAACGGCAGAAGTCGGTTTTGCCAAATACGAAGCGCCCTTTGCGCAGTACGACAGCACCGGCGATATCGGCGCACGTATCTTATTGATCTCGCAGGCCGGTGACCAGAACACGCTGTTCGGCCTCTACGATATTATGCAAACGCTCGAGATTGTACCGTTGAACGGGCCGCGGGAACGCAACAAATCCTCCTTCACACTGGTGGGTGAAAACGACCGGATCATCAGCGAAACCCGCGCCTCTTTGCAAGACGGGCAGGTCAAGGGCTTTACCCTGATCTGGCCGGCAAATGACGAAGCACGGCGCAGCCGCGTGATGGACGAGTTGGTCAAAAGCTTTACCCGCCTGCCCGGCGCGCTGGACCCCGCAGCGGGTGGCGATGCCGAGCAAGCGATTGATCTCGTGTCGGGCCTTCAGGTCCGTCAGGCCAAACTGGCGCGCTCGGGCTTTTTCGTCGATGGCAGCGGCACCGTGGTCACCACCGCCGAGGCTGTGGCGTCCTGTGGGCGGTTGACCGTGGACGGCGATACCGATGCGGATGTGCTGGCGCAGGACGCCGACACCGGCCTTGCGATCCTGAAACCCCGCAGCGCCCTTGCCCCTTTAGCGGTTGCGGCCTTTGATCTCGGCACGCCGCGTCTGCAATCGGAAATCTCTGTTGCGGGCTTCTCTTACGAGGGCGTTCTGTCGGCCGCGACCCTGACCTTTGGCAAGGTCGCCGATGTGCGCGGACTGGCAGGTGAGGAAAACCTCAACCGCCTGTCCCTCAAAGCACAGGCCGGTGATGCGGGCGGACCAGTGTTTGATGCCAGCGGCAATGTCGTGGGGATGTTACTGCCCAAACCCACAGGGGCACAGGAACTGCCCGAAGACGTCAGCTTTGCGCTGGACGGCGATTCCATTGCGACACTGGCGACACAGGCCGGCGTGCAACTGACGGCCTCTGATCGCACCGGCAGCGTCGCACCGCGCGATTTGCGGCTTGCCGCGCAAGGCATGACCGTGCTGGTCAGTTGCTGGGAGTAA
- a CDS encoding thiamine pyrophosphate-binding protein: MLKERGVDVIFGIPGVHNQEMYRGIEEAGIQHVLARHEQGAGFMADGYARATGKPGVAYVITGPGLCNVMTPMGQAYSDSVPMLVISSCLDEVAARRGQLHQMKDQQTAAATVCDWSEVAVGADAAYGLVDRAFAEFTGARPRSKHIQVPIAQLEGLANPAPAKLTPVTPAGYRAADVAQLVSMLGDAQKPLFVFGGGAAHASEAARQVVAACGAASMSTYAGRGIIAGDASLNFGSCLARGDSANVVGQADLVIAIGTELAEVDLWRPHLGHTGDLVRIDLDPEVLSDPQRASHPMQAEAGAFLTALAAALPQDAGQTEWRADVVAATRARWRSETDAERPGIVPVCDALREVTPPDTMIYSDMTQFAYVAKEVWDMDRPGHWHHPYGFGTLGYATPAAIGGAVARQGKPTMAIIGDYGFHYTMQELGVAVELGLSVPIILWDNGKLGEIEDSMVRAQIAPNAVVARNPDFVKLAEAFGARAVAPADLSQMQDAVTEAFAAEGPTLIYLTPAILG; encoded by the coding sequence ATGTTGAAAGAACGCGGGGTGGATGTGATTTTCGGCATCCCCGGTGTGCACAATCAGGAAATGTACCGCGGCATCGAAGAGGCGGGCATCCAGCATGTGCTGGCCCGTCACGAACAGGGCGCGGGGTTCATGGCTGACGGCTATGCGCGCGCAACGGGCAAACCGGGGGTGGCCTATGTGATCACCGGACCGGGGTTGTGCAATGTGATGACGCCAATGGGGCAGGCCTATTCGGATTCCGTGCCGATGCTGGTGATCTCTTCGTGTCTGGACGAAGTCGCGGCGCGGCGTGGCCAATTGCACCAGATGAAAGACCAGCAGACGGCTGCCGCTACGGTCTGTGACTGGTCCGAGGTCGCGGTGGGGGCGGATGCCGCCTATGGGCTGGTTGATCGTGCTTTTGCCGAATTCACCGGCGCACGTCCGCGTTCGAAACATATTCAGGTGCCGATTGCACAGCTCGAAGGGTTGGCAAATCCGGCACCGGCAAAGCTGACCCCTGTCACACCGGCAGGGTACCGCGCCGCAGATGTGGCGCAACTGGTCAGCATGTTGGGGGATGCGCAAAAACCGCTGTTCGTCTTTGGCGGCGGTGCAGCACATGCGTCAGAAGCCGCGCGGCAGGTTGTGGCCGCTTGTGGTGCGGCCAGCATGTCGACCTATGCGGGGCGCGGTATCATCGCAGGTGATGCATCGCTGAATTTCGGTTCCTGTCTGGCACGGGGCGACAGTGCAAATGTTGTGGGGCAGGCCGATCTGGTCATCGCCATTGGCACCGAGCTGGCAGAGGTTGACCTTTGGCGCCCACATCTGGGGCATACTGGTGATCTGGTACGCATTGATCTTGATCCCGAAGTGCTGTCCGACCCCCAGCGCGCCAGCCATCCTATGCAAGCCGAGGCCGGTGCCTTTCTGACCGCATTGGCGGCGGCGCTGCCACAAGACGCAGGTCAAACAGAATGGCGCGCAGATGTGGTCGCGGCAACCCGCGCACGCTGGCGGTCCGAGACGGACGCAGAGCGCCCCGGCATCGTGCCGGTCTGCGATGCCCTGCGCGAGGTCACGCCACCCGATACGATGATCTATTCCGACATGACCCAATTCGCCTATGTCGCCAAGGAAGTCTGGGACATGGACCGGCCGGGGCATTGGCATCACCCCTATGGCTTTGGCACACTGGGCTATGCGACCCCTGCGGCCATTGGCGGGGCTGTGGCACGGCAGGGCAAACCGACGATGGCGATCATCGGGGATTACGGCTTTCACTACACCATGCAGGAACTGGGCGTGGCGGTGGAACTAGGGCTGAGCGTGCCGATCATCCTGTGGGACAATGGCAAGCTGGGCGAGATCGAGGACAGCATGGTGCGTGCGCAAATCGCGCCGAATGCGGTGGTGGCCCGCAACCCTGATTTTGTGAAGCTGGCCGAAGCGTTTGGCGCGCGGGCTGTGGCACCGGCAGACCTGTCGCAGATGCAAGACGCTGTGACCGAAGCTTTCGCGGCGGAGGGGCCGACCCTGATCTACCTGACGCCAGCGATTCTGGGGTAG